In one window of Tripterygium wilfordii isolate XIE 37 chromosome 1, ASM1340144v1, whole genome shotgun sequence DNA:
- the LOC119996190 gene encoding uncharacterized protein LOC119996190, translating to MTSMPEGSSQSAGDSNKNVRGKTDPAWRYCNQVQESNSTGRSKRVERCKKVTDEVQNEMKQNIESHGSKKRKAQERYDDQHGAGPGDENEEVDDVVCKKRKNTSGDNPINSYFMSRTTTGSQSTIISVMQSQEAKEKVDLAIAKWMIDALIPFNATNSKLYQPMVDAIASIGLGYKAPNIHVVRGKLLTKSVKEVKMFVNSFHSIWRSTGCTIMSDGWIDQNNRNLINFLVYCPKRTIFLKSVDASEASKTGHRLFKLFKEVVLEVGVENVVQVVTDNASNYVMAGRLLEGEFPTLSWSPCAAQCLNLMFQDIGKLEDVSNTVKHAAGITKYIYNHCFVLNLMRQHTCGRKIIRPAPTRFATNFVALQSILAQKDALRAMVTCREWTQSSYSKDLNGRRYANNVLESKFWSECAIVVQLTEPLMRVLRLVDGDDRPAMGYLYKSIHVAKDDMIRRFQ from the exons ATGACATCTATGCCTGAAGGTTCTTCCCAAAGTGCTGGTGACAGTAACAAAAATGTAAGGGGGAAGACTGATCCAGCGTGGAGGTATTGTAATCAAGTGCAAGAAAGCAATTCCACTGGAAGATCAAAGA GAGTTGAGAGATGCAAGAAGGTTACTGATGAGGTTCAGAATGAAATGAAGCAAAATATTGAATCTCACGGGAGTAAAAAAAGGAAAGCCCAAGAGCGTTATGATGATCAACATGGAGCTGGTCctggtgatgaaaatgaagaagttGATGACGTGGTGTGCAAGAAACGGAAGAATACAAGTGGTGATAATCCTATAAACTCTTACTTCATGTCTAGGACAACTACTGGATCTCAATCAACCATCATAAGTGTCATGCAATCTCAAGAGGCAAAAGAAAAGGTGGATCTTGCCATTGCCAAGTGGATGATAGATGCTTTAATTCCATTCAATGCCACCAACTCTAAACTTTATCAACCGATGGTTGATGCAATCGCAAGTATAGGACTAGGTTATAAAGCTCCTAATATTCATGTTGTTCGAGGTAAATTATTGACTAAAAGTGTTAAAGAGGTGAAAATGTTTGTGAATAGTTTTCACAGTATTTGGAGATCTACTGGATGCACAATCATGTCTGACGGTTGGATAGATCAAAATAATAGAAACTTAATCAATTTCTTAGTGTATTGTCCTAAACGAACAATCTTTTTGAAGTCTGTTGATGCCTCAGAGGCTTCTAAGACCGGTCATAGGCTATTTAAATTGTTCAAGGAAGTTGTGCTTGAAGTGGGGGTGGAAAATGTGGTGCAAGTGGTTACGGATAATGCCTCAAATTATGTTATGGCAGGGAGGCTATTAGAAGGTGAGTTTCCGACATTATCTTGGTCTCCTTGTGCTGCACAGTGCCTTAACTTGATGTTCCAGGATATTGGAAAGCTTGAAGATGTGAGTAATACCGTGAAACATGCTGCTGGGATTACAAAGTACATTTACAATCATTGctttgttttgaatttgatgAGGCAGCATACATGTGGCAGAAAAATTATTCGTCCAGCTCCAACTAGGTTTGCTACAAACTTTGTTGCATTACAAAGCATCTTGGCTCAAAAAGATGCATTGCGAGCTATGGTGACATGTAGGGAGTGGACTCAATCATCATATTCAAAGGATCTGAATGGAAGAAGATATGCTAATAATGTCTTGGAATCAAAGTTTTGGAGTGAATGTGCTATTGTTGTACAACTAACTGAACCACTTATGCGTGTGCTTCGTTTGGTTGATGGTGA
- the LOC119999540 gene encoding nematode resistance protein-like HSPRO2: MVGLECKPEMISPNMPNKFPKLSTKIHISIPPAVSFHPVTNRSPVAASDSACSAYEQYLRLPELSKLWNSRQFSGWENESILKPALHALEITFRLVSTVLSDPRPYVNQREWKRRLESLASSQVEFIAILCEEDEDNSETRGNKPIADLSSSTGVLARDGSSAEVWKISGDAVVVNRTCEASLLPRLTTWQKSEGIAQKILYSIESEFRRCRYTLGLGEPNLTGKPNLEYDAVCRPNELHALKRSPYDLDNHENQTLYTTHQIMESWIHTAQQLIKRTVSRIESKKFDQASSDCYLLERIWKLLEEIQDLHLLMDPDDFLKLKSQLAIKSVNETEAFCFRSRGLVEITKACKELKHKVPDILGVEVDLKGGPRIQEAAMRLYSDKRDANKIHLLQALQGIEAALKRFFFAYKQVLVVVMGSLEAKGNRVFTSSDSRDSLSQIFLEPTYYPSLDAAKTFLGEFWGGRFCRE, encoded by the coding sequence ATGGTTGGGTTGGAGTGCAAACCAGAGATGATCTCACCGAACATGCCAAACAAATTCCCTAAGCTCTCTACCAAAATTCACATCTCCATCCCTCCGGCGGTGTCCTTTCATCCAGTAACGAATCGGTCGCCGGTTGCAGCTTCTGATTCGGCTTGCTCCGCTTACGAGCAGTATCTTCGTCTACCGGAGCTTAGTAAGCTATGGAACTCTAGGCAGTTTTCAGGCTGGGAAAACGAATCGATTCTGAAACCCGCTTTGCATGCTCTGGAGATCACGTTTCGATTAGTTTCCACGGTTTTGTCGGATCCAAGGCCGTACGTGAACCAACGAGAATGGAAGAGACGGCTAGAGTCGCTGGCCTCTAGTCAGGTTGAGTTCATCGCGATCCTCTGTGAGGAAGACGAAGACAACAGCGAGACACGTGGAAACAAGCCGATCGCCGATCTGAGCTCTTCCACCGGAGTATTGGCTCGCGACGGGAGCTCGGCCGAGGTATGGAAGATTTCAGGTGACGCCGTTGTGGTCAACCGGACATGCGAAGCCAGCCTCCTCCCTCGCCTCACCACGTGGCAAAAGTCAGAGGGCATAGCCCAGAAGATCCTCTACTCCATCGAAAGCGAGTTCCGCCGGTGTCGGTATACTCTAGGCCTCGGCGAACCTAACCTCACCGGCAAGCCAAACCTCGAGTACGACGCCGTTTGTAGGCCAAACGAGCTTCACGCTCTCAAAAGGAGCCCGTACGATTTGGATAACCACGAAAACCAGACTCTATACACAACGCACCAGATAATGGAATCGTGGATCCACACAGCGCAACAACTAATCAAACGCACCGTTTCGAGGATCGAGAGCAAGAAATTCGATCAAGCATCAAGTGACTGTTACTTGCTGGAACGGATATGGAAGCTTCTCGAAGAAATTCAGGACCTCCATCTTCTAATGGATCCGGATGATTTTCTGAAGCTGAAGAGCCAGTTGGCGATCAAATCGGTAAACGAAACGGAGGCGTTTTGTTTCAGATCGAGAGGACTCGTGGAGATAACAAAAGCATGCAAGGAATTGAAGCACAAGGTACCGGATATTCTAGGCGTTGAGGTGGACCTCAAAGGTGGGCCCAGGATACAGGAGGCGGCGATGAGATTGTACAGTGATAAGAGGGATGCGAACAAGATTCATCTGCTACAAGCGTTGCAGGGGATAGAGGCCGCATTGAAGCGGTTCTTCTTCGCGTACAAGCAGGTGCTGGTGGTGGTAATGGGGAGTTTGGAGGCGAAAGGAAACCGAGTTTTCACGAGTTCAGACTCGCGCGACTCGCTGAGTCAGATATTCCTGGAACCCACTTATTACCCGAGTTTGGATGCTGCGAAGACGTTCTTGGGAGAGTTTTGGGGTGGACGATTCTGTCGCGAGTAG